A segment of the Populus nigra chromosome 12, ddPopNigr1.1, whole genome shotgun sequence genome:
GCATACACCATAATATTCCAGTAGGCAGCGCAGCGCCTTGGCTTTTTTGCTAATAGCTAAGTATGTGGCATGCCTTGTTAGTACAGCGCCGAACTAGTCATTTGCCTGAGTTTTGTTTCAGTGGAAGTGCGGGAAAGTGTTGGCGTCCACTTTCCGGTTCAAGTATTTGATGATCTGATAAATATCCTTAACCCCAAGGTAAGATGTTAGAACACAATCCCCACGAATCAAATTATTGGCCAGTGCTTCCTCCGACAAAAACTCGTACAAGCCTacaaatgatttttcaaaaaccaCACACCTGTTAGCTGTGCGATGAACAGCGCCTCTTTCATTGTTGAATGCATTGCAGACTGCTTGCTTGCTGTTGGTTGCATCCATTTCAGTGATAATATGGTATCGTTTTGCATGCCTTCCAGTGTTGCAACATAGCAGTTCCCAAAGATGGAAATCAAATTTAACCATCTCCAGCACCTGAAGGAAGCAATCTGCCTCGCTTACTGTTGGTTGTTCATCTCCTTCCACATTCATCTGGACATTAATGTAAATTTTATGCTGCACAACTTCTATCCCATTTTTCAGCTAAAGCAATAAATGTTTTTCTCTCGGCAACTCGTCATCTTGCCTTATCCCATGGTTACACTGGCAGCCAAAAGAAAATAAGCAAATTTCCCCGGCTATCTATAATTCCCTGAAAATTCAGATTCGAGAGCAGATTTATTGTTGTACCTTTTCTGTTAAAGAAGGCTACCATAGGTTAACAAACACTGAGAAATATGCAATTTTCATCCCTTTTTCAGACTGATGTTAGCAGATGCAGAATTCATAAAGACAAGATACCTGCGCCAATGTTCATTTCACAGGTATCATCAATAGCATGActcagttaaaaataaaaaaatcagttctCAAACTCGGGGATATCAATGTACTCCATACACTAAACATTAAGCTAAATCTATAAAAGGATAAACAAGTTTCGGCAACaaaatacagttttttttttaagggtgcAAGCAGCAAATAAACAGCTGCCTCCTTCATCTAGAACCTTAAGCCATAATCTTGGCGGACCTCACATAGAGGCTATCAACAACCTTGCCAACATTGGAAATGGTTTCCAATGTAGCTGGGTAGATTGCATCTGTTTTTGGATCATCAAAAATGACGAGGCATCCAGCACCTTGGTCTAAAGTCCCAGCAAATTTTTTATCCAGAATCATCTGAGATAGTTTCTTTTCCACATGATCTACGGACAGTTCAATCAGATCTGCAATGTGAGCAATCTCAACCCTTGAGAATGGCTCGATCAACCTGCAGAGGTTCTGCTCTAGTAAAGTGTCATATAGGGATGAGAGATGTCGGTGCACAATTGGGTCTTCCTCTAGTTGGGCCTTAAAATCCCGAAGTGCAGTCTCAAAGAGCTTCAAGGAGCGCTTTGCATGAGCATCAGCGACAGCTTTCATTGCATCCAGCTCAGGCCCCACATATTGTAGCCCTGCTTTGGATGATATTATTCCTGCAACATCATCAGCTTGGCTCACCATTATTTTGCACAACAGCATATACTTGAGGCTAAATACTGCTCGGGGATCTTCAAGAGCATTGAAAGCTTCAAATGCTTCAAAGAAGTAGCTGTAAGCAGTTTTGTAATCCTTCTCTTCTGCATGAAGGATGCCACTCTGCAAATCTATAGTACCTTGTTGAGCTGGAGGCACATAAATTGCATTGGCTGCTGTTCTTGCTGCCGTTAGTGCAGCCTTGGCTTTAGGGAGGTTTCTTAGAGAAAAGTGGAGCTTGCTCTCCAGCAAGTCTATGTCCACAAGAAGAAGCTTGTCGTCCAATCTTCTCACCTCCTTGATCAGCCCGGAAAGCAGGTTTAATGCTTCTGAATACTCTTTATTTTCCATCAAAAGTGCTGCCAGTCTTGCTTCAACTCGCTGCCGAAGAAAAGTTCGCTTCTCAGCACGAGTCCACTGCACCATCTCTTTGCACAGAGAAATCTGGAGATCAGAAGTGCCTGGTATTTTAGCTACTGCATCAATAATCCCACGAACAATTTTTGCAGTTTTTGCCTTGGGAATCAAAGCAAAAAAAGGCCTCAACAGGGTCAGAAGGCTTCGAAGCTCCTCTGCTCGGTTCTCCTGTCTGAGAAGATCCGAGAGATTCGTGATAGCCTGTTCCTTAATCCTGAGTGATTCAGGAGAAGATGATGGGTTCTCTAGTATGCGGTACAAGATTGAAATGCCTTCAGAAGGATTTTTCGCTTCTAAAGCCTGGGCAATCGAATCCGTAGTTGCAGGGAGATACGATGTGGACATGGTGAATGCTTTGAAATATCCAATTCCtgcaaaatgaaaatttatttgatatttgcaACCTTGCCTCGAGCAACGAAAACTGATGGCACATAATAAAAGTGCGCATATGCCCATAGAAGATGTGCTTGCAAGATAATCTAGAGCCTAAGGTTGACTTCTCTTTGCACATGCTTaagtgtaaaaaaacaaaaaaaaaacactaggaCACTGAAATCACATAGAGAAAGAGGACTCAATTATGCAACTGGGTTTACTTGTAAAATCCAGAACAATAACAAATCCTCAAAGGGTAAGATGTAGTAAGTACTCTGATcacaaatcaatccaaaaaCTAATGTTATAGCATGACAGTCTTCGAAGAAAATCAAAGGAGGCACGAAGAATCAAGATGCAAGACTtctctcaaattaaaaacatttgctTGTTTACGATGAGATAAGCGAATCGATAAGGACAACATCGAGAATCGAACCTGATGAGAGACGCTAAAACCCTTGCCGCGAGAGAGGGGAAGCAAGCAGATGCAAGAGCGGGTAGCGAGTGAGAGAGCTCGATAGACCTTCTAGAAgaattatgttttaagtgtttttattttttgggattgcaaataaaacaaaattataattataattaattataattatagaaaatttaaaaaattgcacttcaacctatttttaaaaaaaataataatattaaattaatatatttttttagattttttaatgtttttttatttatgctgtaaaaatttattaaaaaaataaaaatttattaatttaatatatttttaattaaaaaatatttttaacaaatatcaCTCATAACATCATCATACACACACTTCGTCAACTCTAGCTCTTGTCTTATTTCATGTCATTGTTCAtagatatttttctattcatgatctttaaaatcttgattttttttattttaattattaaactttatttattaatttttaattatgtccttagaggatacattgttttatttattattatcttctttGACTTGCTTGCTCTAATTTACCTAGTGTGTCgttcaatatttttaaactaattagagactaatttaataaaataatatgtagtttataataaaatgattttgaatgtCTGAAAAAAGTGGCATAACATTGCCAAAACCAAGAGTATGACTAACtatgattcaaaacatataatttttagagTATTTTCTTGGTGGTTGGTTCTATGATcttgatttagaatttttaagatttatcttgaaaaaactataaagcccttatattgaataaaaagaattatccaCAAACAGTCATTCAAaagttgtaattgtttttaGCATGGTTGAGAATTTGAGAGATGCAATGACTTGGTACACAAATGCATTGAAGTGGCATATAAAAGGGTAGATTCTTCTAATTTTTGGGTTATCGAATATGATACATGTAAtagaaactataaaataaaattatttaagagttTCTAGAATTCAATTAGAtaaatctagagttgtttatGGATTTATTACCTGAAGATCTGATCTTCTTTTGCTTTGAATAATTCATTAAAAGCTGGATTATCGCAAACCGTAAACACTTTTAATGGTAATCTATATTAACCATCCAtgagaaatctcttaaatcaTTATTTAGAAGAGAGAAATTGTTATGTCTAGAGTGCTAGCTCTAATATTATGTTTAAGTAGTTTTTCTATCTAACAAATAATCATTCCTCACATTTAAGATAAAAGGTATAGCTTACTATTTCtaggaaaatatgaaaaaccctattgattgataaaatatcaatttgtgcCCTGAATAGTATCTAtatataagatttgaaactctttttaattatcattcaaCTTTGACCAAGGATTTCTCAGTCAATACTATTTTTGagaataagtaaaatattttttcaaatacacCTAAGGTAATGAATCCTCTTTTAatcactcaaataccttcatataatttatattaaacccAATATTTACCTTTTTATTATCTCGATTAAGATAATATGTAACAGGATcaaagcataatattttttatataagattacTTAGTaatctcaagtctaaggatcacttacacaaccgtcATATGAGTCTTTTCATAAATATAGTTTCATAGATATAggtgatatttttatatgaaattttcatGCAGATCAGTTCAATATACATGTCTTATATCAAGCacttacatattagttttaggtatctCTTACATcctagtttaaaaaaataattgtttctttttataaagaaaagaacataatatatgTATTAGTCTTTACAACTCTAAtgaatctttaatatttaaaagaacatCAATTAGAAATAATACTTTGATACAATaagaatttcataattataataactttataattttctttacaaaacattTATCTCCtatgaattttatctttactctaaatttattaatttaatattatataaataataaagataaattaaatttttattaataataaatatatatttacataaatataataatattatatgtaaCAACCGATTTAACAAGATATATTACACTAACAACAGTGCCCTCACTGCAAGCAGGGATCGGTATCAACTGCAGACGGCATTGCATAGGGTTTCtccaggtaaaaaaataaaaaagcagccATCGTTTTCGAGATGAATTGAAAGTGTTTGAATGAATAAAATCCTGGAAAATATGTCAAACCAATGCTATATCTTTATATCATTAGGGTTCATCGAGAGAAGAATTCTTGCTtgactttttttctcctctGATCCCAAGTTTGATCGCCAGCATCTTCCGACTCTGATGTTGATAACCTAAGCAATGAAGTAAAAGTGGAGAAGAGACGTGTAACTAACGATGTTGGACTGTTGGTTGTTCTGAAGCAGCTAGAGATCATTTCATTAATCCTGCTGCTTAATTTTGTACGTATATCTTTTCTAGTATACTATTTCCTTGCTTTGCTGTGATTGCAAGTATCATATCGATTTGTAAACCCTGCTGTTGTCAAGAAAAAGTTTGAACAAAATGCTGTCATATCTGTTGTGAGAAATTAAAAGCAGTGCAagaattattttcattgaaataGGATCCACACAAGGAAATTAAAGCACCCTGCTGTTATCAAGGATCGATGTCAACGCATGATGGAAAAAACCTCCTGAAACTTCCACAGAATCATGTGAAAAGAAGAGGAGTAATGATGAAGGAAGACATGATCATGCAACAGAACCATGTTAGGCATGCATGCAACTCCTTATCATCACCACTGGTGTGTTCGTGTCTTAATGGAGCTAACCATGAACAGTTAATGTCACTGCTATTTGTAAGCAGTTGCCTCACAGCTGACCCCAGAGGAAACAAGTCAGATCAAGAAGAAAACCTGTGTAGGAGAAATAAGGAGCTTGCTGACACAAACAAGAGCAAGTCTctatctttctctttctcttcttctgcaGTACTGGCGCCATCGATGAATATTTGAAGTTCCAGACACATTTTTCTGCGATGCTATAGTTTCATTACCATTTGAACATTGATTTCTAGTACACTGAAAACATCACGATCAACCAGAGCTACAATTTCAATCAAACCTCCTTTTGACCCTTGGTTGAATCTGCCAACCCTTGTGAAGTTGGAACACGAACCTTCGCCATTTTTTCTCTAAGCTTTGACAAAACCCATGTGAGTGTGCAGTTAACAAATATGAATTGATTGACATGGAATTAGATTAAGACAATTGCTCTTTAACTTCTTGAATATCAACCAGGTGCAATGATGGTACCCACCAACTATACTCCTGTTGAAACAAATTTCCATTCGAGAAATTCAATGGACTGACGTATGCATGGGGCACATAATGTTTTCCAACTTGGTAATCTTGCAATCAAACAAAAACTAAGCATCCGTatcttactctttttttttttcaaaaatattttataaaaattttaaatttttttaaaatttttttatttatgttcagattgtttttatatattgatattaaaaataaattttaaaaaataaaaaaatatttaaatatatttctaagtgaaaaacattttaaaaaacaactgctattataatatcaaataggCTCTAGGCAAATATAAACTTGCATGAGCTACAAGAATAGATCCTAGCATGCATACAAAACATGTctacaaattatatttaaataaaactagattagAGCATTTACTTGTCGAAGTtcctaaaatataataaaaataatatttttattattgttaaagattaattttttatctttaaagttTTCAGACTCCTCACTtggtgtataatatttttttttaatagaccTATCATGATTCCAACAACTCCTTTATGTTTAGGCGTATTTCTAACTAAGATCCAATAAACTCTGTCATGAATTTTGACAAACTCAAAGAAATTGTATTCAATGTCTTGGTACAAAAATGGAATCTAAGCTGTAGatcacaaggaaaaaaaaaatgaaaagagcttataaaacaaaaggattgaAGTTGGAAAAATAGATGAAGAAGAGTGTGAATTCAACAAAACAATCTATCAAAAATAGTGTAGGAAAACCAACCACCATTTTAGCTTTTCACGTCTTCGCTAAAAAGTGTTTTGGGATATAAgtgtagttgatttttttaaatggaatctacattaaaaaaaaaatgtattttttgtttttataagatGTGGTTtatgctttaaaaatattttactttttaaaaaaatcaatcataccCTCTAAGCCAAACATACATTAAGTGTTTGTTTGGCATTGCGGTAATTTTggcttttcaaattgttttttatttttaaatgattatttttgtattttttattattttaatgttaaaaaaaaccttaaaaaataatattattttgatatatttttaaaattacaactcATGCATACATGTACGTATATGTATTAAACTTCTTTCTACAAAATGCTCTTTCCCCGAAGGAGAAGGAAATTTctgaataattttgaaattttaaagttgCATATAAAGATTGACAACAAACGGTGAAACTAATTAATCTGAGctgctgaatttttgaaatattccaGGATCGATGTTCGAAATGTCATGTTCATTAATGATGTTTGTACCCAAAAAACAATGTATTTGCTTTCGAATCAAGACGCTTAAAATTAAGGACAAAATTCAAGCATGACTATAGAATATGAAGCCACTGTGCTCTACATGGCATTATGTAATATGTCTTCTAAGAAGGATCCATGGATATAACTTGCGATGATAGTGTTGTGGAGATCTTTTATCTTGATTGAAGGAGTAATTCAAAGTAAGCCAAGTGGGTGTTTGTTTGTacatggtttatatatatatatatatatatatatatatagcacatCACAGAGAAATAATTTGCAGACTAGTatagctttgaaatttttttaagggaAAATAGCATGCTTTGATGGGTTGTTTTACTTCTAGTCGTGTGCGACCTcttaaaatttggattttttaagggttgagttattttttatttattttgtaaggCAACTTATAAGgaaacattcaaaaaaaaaaaagtgcaaccCTAaagaacacacacacaaaagaaaagggttATAATAGGGGGACTAGCACagcctttaaggatttctttagtGCATCCTTTTGCCAATTTTCTGGGGAAAAAAAATCGAAggttttattattgaaatttcaaaatttcaatagGTTTTGCATTACCGAGCATATGTAGTTGTAAAACCTGGTTTAAATATCGATAATAGATAAGATTTAGATTATGAATCAAGAGGGTTATTGAAGTCAACTATcacaaaaaacttatttaaaagaaaaatcaaaacaatgttgtttttataaaaagaatcaataatTTTAGAGTTAGGTTCTACAAAGTTTTTAatgtctttattattttttttaatctgaaacTATTCAAGTTCTCAATGAATGTAGTTTTAAGATCagtgttttataattattattattattattattattattattattgagagTAACGTAAACCTCTTAAATATCACTACTTGCTATATTTTTGTCGATTGTgcgatttaaaaaataaaaaaaactttatgtgctattaagagaaagaagaagaagagaggaagtCGTAGGAGCTAGATGAAGGTTACGGTTGGGAATGCGGCTACGActgtgtttctaaaaaatttaaattttttttattaaaatttaatatagtttgtatgttttgaatcgttttgatatactgatatcaaaaataatttttaaaaaataaaaaaatatcattaatatatattttagcatgaaaaattatttaaaaaatactcgtaactacactgtcaaacacgctcgAAAATAAATGAAGGATTATTATTTTACAGTGAAACTGAAAGCAGCATTAAAGGGTGGAGAAGATGATTATCAATGAATGTAGTTTTAAGATCAATATATGagtgttttataattattattattattattattattattattattattattattgagagTAACGTAAACCTCTTAAATATCACTACTTGCTATATTTTTGTCGATTGTgcgatttaaaaaataaaaaaaactttatgtgctattaagagaaagaagaagaagagaggaagtCGTAGGAGCTAGATGAAGGTTACGGTTGGGAACGCGGCTACGActgtgtttctaaaaaatttgtattttttttattaaaatttaatatagtttgtatgttttgaatcgttttgatatactgatgtcaaaaataattttttaaaaataaaaaaaatattattaacatatattttaacatgaaaaattatttaaaaaatactcgtaactacactgtcaaacacgctcgAAAATAAACGAAGGATTATTATTTTACAGTGAAACTGAAAGCAGCATTAAAGGGTGGAGAAGATGATTATCAATGAATGTAGTTTTAAGATCAATATATGagtgttttataattattattattattattattattattattattattgagagTAACGTAAACCTCTTAAATATCACTACTTGCTATATTTTTGTCGATTGTgcgatttaaaaaataaaaaaaactttatgtgctattaagagaaagaagaagaagagaggaattCGCAGGAGCTAGATGAAGGTTACGGTTGGGAACGCGGCTACGActgtgtttctaaaaaatttgtattttttttattaaaatttaatatagtttgtatgttttgaatcgttttgatatactgatgtcaaaaataatttttaaaaaataaaaaaatattattaacatatattttaacatgaaaaattatttaaaaaatactcgtaactacactgtcaaacacgctcgAAAATAAACGAAGGATTATTATTTTACAGTGAAACTGAAAGCAGCATTAAAGGGTGGAGAAGATGATTATCAATGAATGTAGTTTTAAGATCAATATATGagtgttttataattattattattattattattattattattattattgagagTAACGTAAACCTCTTAAATATCACTACTTGCTATATTTTTGTCGATTGTgcgatttaaaaaataaaaaaaactttatgtgctattaagagaaagaagaagaagagaggaagtCGTAGGAGCTAGATGAAGGTTACGGTTGGGAACGCGGCTACGActgtgtttctaaaaaatttgtattttttttattaaaatttaatatagtttgtatgttttgaatcgttttgatatactgatgtcaaaaataatttttaaaaaataaaaaaatattattaacatatattttaacatgaaaaattatttaaaaaatactcgtaactacactgtcaaacacgctcgAAAATAAACGAAGGATTATTATTTTACAGTGAAACTGAAAGCAGCATTAAAGGGTGGAGAAGATGATTATCAATGAATGTAGTTTTAAGATCAATATATgagtgttttattattattattattattattattattattattattattattgagagTAACGTAAACCTCTTAAATATCACTACTTGCTATATTTTTGTCGATTGTgcgatttaaaaaataaaaaaaactttatgtgctattaagagaaagaagaagaagagaggaagtCGTAGGAGCTAGATAAAGGTTACGGTTGGGAACGCGGCTACGActgtgtttctaaaaaat
Coding sequences within it:
- the LOC133669999 gene encoding 26S proteasome non-ATPase regulatory subunit 11 homolog, translated to MSTSYLPATTDSIAQALEAKNPSEGISILYRILENPSSSPESLRIKEQAITNLSDLLRQENRAEELRSLLTLLRPFFALIPKAKTAKIVRGIIDAVAKIPGTSDLQISLCKEMVQWTRAEKRTFLRQRVEARLAALLMENKEYSEALNLLSGLIKEVRRLDDKLLLVDIDLLESKLHFSLRNLPKAKAALTAARTAANAIYVPPAQQGTIDLQSGILHAEEKDYKTAYSYFFEAFEAFNALEDPRAVFSLKYMLLCKIMVSQADDVAGIISSKAGLQYVGPELDAMKAVADAHAKRSLKLFETALRDFKAQLEEDPIVHRHLSSLYDTLLEQNLCRLIEPFSRVEIAHIADLIELSVDHVEKKLSQMILDKKFAGTLDQGAGCLVIFDDPKTDAIYPATLETISNVGKVVDSLYVRSAKIMA